One window from the genome of Lysobacter helvus encodes:
- the rplT gene encoding 50S ribosomal protein L20, protein MARVKRGVTARRRHKKILKQAKGYYHARRKVFRVAKQAVTKALQYAYIGRKQKKRNFRSLWITRINAAARINGMSYSRFMNGLLKAGITLDRKVLADIAVHDAVGFAALAEKAKSALAA, encoded by the coding sequence ATGGCACGAGTCAAACGTGGTGTGACGGCCCGCCGTCGACACAAGAAAATCCTGAAGCAGGCCAAGGGCTACTACCACGCCCGCCGCAAGGTCTTCCGCGTCGCCAAGCAGGCGGTCACGAAGGCCCTGCAGTACGCCTACATCGGCCGCAAGCAGAAGAAGCGTAATTTCCGTTCGCTGTGGATCACGCGCATCAACGCCGCGGCCCGCATCAACGGCATGAGCTACAGCCGCTTCATGAACGGCCTGCTGAAGGCCGGCATCACCCTCGACCGCAAGGTGCTGGCCGACATCGCCGTGCACGACGCGGTGGGTTTTGCGGCGCTCGCTGAAAAGGCGAAGAGCGCGCTCGCGGCGTAA
- the pheS gene encoding phenylalanine--tRNA ligase subunit alpha, giving the protein MDGIESLLQQALRDIAGANAPDALEHLRVALLGKQGSVTTQLKALGTLAPEQRKTAGEAINRARDAIGEALSARKIALDDAALDARLATETIDITLPGRHAARGNLHPVSRTLERIADIFGRLGYELADGPEIEDDWHNFEALNFPPHHPARAMHDTFYFDDGRLLRTHTSGVQIRYMQDLIKRGEQPPLRMIAAGKVYRSDSDQTHTPMFHQVEGLLIDERASFADLKGTLAEFVRAFFERDFDMRFRPSYFPFTEPSAEVDIAWHQPDGSTRWLEVLGCGMVHPTVLRNVGIDPERYTGFAFGLGVERFAMLRYGVDDLRSFFDNDVRFLRQFA; this is encoded by the coding sequence ATGGACGGAATCGAATCGCTGCTGCAACAGGCCTTGCGCGACATCGCCGGTGCGAACGCACCCGACGCGCTGGAACACCTGCGCGTCGCGCTGCTCGGCAAGCAGGGCAGCGTCACCACGCAACTGAAGGCGCTGGGTACGCTGGCACCCGAGCAACGCAAGACCGCCGGCGAAGCGATCAACCGCGCGCGCGATGCGATCGGCGAGGCGTTGTCCGCCCGCAAGATCGCGCTCGACGACGCCGCGCTCGACGCCCGCCTGGCCACCGAAACCATCGACATCACGCTGCCCGGCCGCCATGCCGCGCGCGGCAACCTGCATCCGGTGTCGCGCACGCTGGAACGCATCGCCGACATCTTCGGCCGCCTCGGGTACGAACTCGCCGACGGCCCGGAGATCGAGGACGACTGGCACAACTTCGAAGCGCTGAATTTCCCGCCGCACCATCCGGCGCGCGCGATGCACGACACGTTCTATTTCGACGATGGTCGCCTGCTGCGCACGCACACGTCCGGTGTGCAGATCCGCTACATGCAGGACCTGATCAAGCGCGGCGAACAACCGCCGCTGCGCATGATCGCCGCGGGCAAGGTGTATCGCAGCGACAGCGACCAGACGCACACGCCGATGTTCCACCAGGTCGAAGGCCTGCTGATCGACGAACGCGCCAGCTTCGCCGACCTGAAGGGCACGCTCGCCGAATTCGTCCGCGCGTTCTTCGAGCGCGACTTCGACATGCGCTTCCGCCCGAGCTACTTCCCCTTCACCGAACCCTCGGCCGAAGTCGACATCGCCTGGCACCAGCCGGACGGGTCGACGCGCTGGCTCGAAGTGCTCGGCTGCGGCATGGTCCATCCGACCGTGCTGCGCAACGTGGGCATCGACCCGGAGCGCTACACCGGCTTCGCGTTCGGCCTGGGCGTGGAGCGCTTCGCGATGCTGCGTTACGGCGTGGACGATTTGCGCAGCTTCTTCGACAACGACGTGCGCTTCCTGCGCCAGTTCGCTTGA
- the pheT gene encoding phenylalanine--tRNA ligase subunit beta has product MKFPENWLRQHVRTDATREQLSATLTAIGLEVEEMEALGDNLDGVIVARIVECAKHPEADKLQVCKVDTGSEMLQIVCGAPNARPGLVAPLATIGTQVGTLVIKAAKLRGVDSNGMLCSAKELGLDADASGLLELPDDAPIGTPLADYLGLPDARFELKLTPNRADCFSVRGIAYDVAAAFGSEVVPFDATPMPALNDAALKITLGAGSDVPRFVGRVIEGVDATKRTPIWMAERLRRSGIRPISLLVDVTQYVMLEIGQPMHAFDRDLLKGDIGVRRARANESLKLLDGRDVALDDQFLVVTDNDRAVALGGIMGGADTKVTDATRNVFLEAAHWVPSAIIGRGRRLGLHTDAGHRFERGVDPELPRQAIEIATRLIVEIAGGAPGPVTEAVLPEHLPQPKPVTLRRARLARVLGMQVADADVERILRALGLDVAKSNDGWTVTPPTRRFDLAIEEDLIEEIARIVGYDNIPATLPGGGTRLAAPTETRVEASTVRRHLASRDYLEAVNYAFVDEALLTKWHAMELAVRLANPLSAELGVMRTALLPGLVSALGRNLARQQKRVRLFELGKIFMQPFKAGDAPIEATFVAGVACGPVADEHWGGKARDVDFHDLKGDIESLAALSGAKLEFRRPAEHTPSLHPGRSADVYRRNDDGTEVRIGEIGQLHPALQRALDLEHPVVVFELLLGPLLSRPIARARPLSKYPSVRRDLAFVVPETVSWADLRATVEAAAGASLRDLVLFDRYAGAGVESGFKSLAMGLILQDESRTLTDRDVDAVVTDVVSALQHSHHAALRV; this is encoded by the coding sequence ATGAAGTTCCCCGAGAATTGGCTCCGCCAGCACGTGCGCACCGACGCCACGCGCGAGCAACTGTCCGCCACGCTCACCGCCATCGGCCTCGAGGTCGAGGAGATGGAAGCGCTCGGCGACAACCTCGACGGCGTGATCGTCGCGCGCATCGTCGAATGCGCGAAGCATCCCGAAGCCGACAAGCTGCAGGTCTGCAAGGTCGACACCGGCAGCGAGATGCTGCAGATCGTGTGCGGCGCGCCCAACGCGCGCCCCGGTCTGGTCGCGCCGCTGGCCACCATCGGCACGCAGGTGGGCACGCTGGTGATCAAGGCCGCCAAGCTGCGCGGCGTGGATTCCAACGGCATGTTGTGTTCGGCGAAGGAACTCGGCCTGGACGCCGATGCGTCCGGTTTGCTCGAACTCCCCGACGACGCGCCGATCGGCACGCCGCTCGCCGATTACCTCGGCCTGCCGGACGCGCGCTTCGAACTCAAGCTCACGCCCAATCGCGCCGATTGCTTCAGCGTGCGCGGCATCGCGTATGACGTGGCCGCCGCGTTCGGCAGCGAAGTCGTGCCGTTCGACGCCACGCCGATGCCCGCGCTCAACGACGCCGCGCTCAAGATCACGCTCGGCGCCGGCAGCGACGTGCCGCGGTTCGTCGGCCGCGTGATCGAAGGCGTGGACGCGACGAAGCGCACGCCGATCTGGATGGCCGAGCGTTTGCGCCGCAGCGGCATCCGCCCGATCAGCCTGCTCGTCGACGTCACGCAATACGTGATGCTGGAAATCGGGCAGCCGATGCATGCGTTCGATCGCGATCTGCTGAAGGGCGACATCGGTGTGCGCCGTGCGCGCGCCAATGAATCGCTGAAGTTGCTCGATGGCCGCGATGTCGCGCTGGACGACCAGTTTCTCGTCGTCACCGACAACGACCGCGCCGTCGCCCTCGGCGGCATCATGGGCGGCGCCGACACCAAGGTGACCGACGCGACGCGCAACGTGTTCCTCGAAGCCGCGCACTGGGTGCCGAGCGCGATCATCGGGCGCGGGCGTCGCCTTGGGTTGCACACCGATGCGGGGCATCGGTTCGAACGCGGCGTGGATCCGGAATTGCCGCGCCAGGCCATCGAGATTGCGACGCGGTTGATCGTTGAAATCGCCGGCGGCGCGCCGGGCCCGGTGACCGAAGCCGTGTTGCCGGAACACCTGCCGCAGCCGAAGCCGGTGACGTTGCGTCGCGCACGCCTCGCACGTGTGCTTGGCATGCAAGTCGCGGACGCCGATGTCGAACGCATCCTCCGCGCGCTGGGCCTCGACGTTGCAAAGTCCAACGACGGCTGGACCGTCACGCCCCCGACGCGCCGCTTCGACCTCGCGATCGAAGAAGACCTGATCGAAGAGATCGCGCGCATCGTCGGCTACGACAACATCCCCGCCACGCTCCCCGGCGGCGGCACGCGCCTGGCCGCGCCGACGGAAACGCGCGTCGAAGCCTCCACCGTGCGTCGCCACCTGGCCTCGCGCGATTACCTCGAAGCCGTCAACTACGCCTTCGTCGACGAAGCGCTGCTCACCAAGTGGCACGCGATGGAGCTCGCCGTCCGCCTTGCCAACCCGCTCAGCGCCGAACTCGGCGTGATGCGCACGGCGTTGCTGCCCGGCCTGGTGTCCGCCCTCGGGCGCAACCTCGCGCGCCAGCAGAAGCGCGTGCGCCTGTTCGAGCTCGGCAAGATCTTCATGCAGCCGTTCAAGGCCGGGGACGCGCCGATCGAAGCGACGTTCGTCGCCGGCGTGGCGTGCGGCCCCGTGGCGGACGAGCACTGGGGCGGCAAGGCGCGCGACGTCGACTTCCACGACCTGAAGGGCGACATCGAAAGCCTGGCCGCGCTGTCGGGCGCGAAGCTCGAGTTCCGTCGCCCCGCCGAGCACACGCCTTCGCTGCACCCGGGCCGCTCGGCGGATGTGTATCGCCGCAACGACGATGGCACCGAGGTCCGGATCGGCGAGATCGGGCAACTCCATCCGGCCCTGCAGCGCGCCCTGGACCTGGAACATCCGGTGGTGGTCTTCGAGCTGCTGCTGGGGCCCTTGCTGTCGCGGCCGATCGCGCGCGCCAGGCCGCTGTCGAAGTACCCGTCCGTCCGCCGCGACCTCGCGTTCGTCGTCCCCGAAACCGTCTCCTGGGCCGACCTGCGCGCCACCGTGGAAGCGGCCGCGGGCGCGTCGTTGCGCGATCTGGTGCTGTTCGATCGGTACGCCGGCGCGGGGGTCGAATCGGGATTCAAGAGTCTCGCTATGGGCTTGATTCTCCAAGATGAATCACGCACCCTGACCGACCGCGACGTGGATGCCGTGGTGACCGACGTGGTGTCGGCGCTGCAGCACTCCCACCACGCCGCGTTGCGGGTCTGA
- a CDS encoding integration host factor subunit alpha, producing MALTKAEMAERLFDEVGLNKREAKEFVDAFFDALREALEAGRQVKLSGFGNFDLRRKNQRPGRNPKTGEEIPISARTVVTFRPGQKLKERVEAYTGAGNA from the coding sequence ATGGCACTGACCAAAGCAGAGATGGCCGAGCGGTTGTTCGACGAGGTCGGCCTCAACAAGCGCGAGGCGAAGGAATTCGTCGACGCGTTCTTCGATGCCCTGCGCGAGGCCCTCGAGGCCGGCCGCCAGGTGAAGCTGTCCGGCTTCGGCAACTTCGACCTGCGTCGCAAGAACCAGCGCCCGGGCCGCAACCCCAAGACCGGCGAAGAGATCCCGATCTCCGCGCGCACCGTGGTCACGTTCCGGCCGGGCCAGAAGCTCAAGGAACGCGTCGAGGCTTACACGGGAGCGGGGAATGCTTGA
- a CDS encoding MerR family transcriptional regulator, whose product MLDPGSNKELPAIPAKRYFTIGEVSELCDVKPHVLRYWETEFPSLKPVKRRGNRRYYQRHDVLMVRQIRGLLYEQGYTIGGARLRLEGEGAKQESALSTQIIKQVRMELEEILVLLRR is encoded by the coding sequence ATGCTTGACCCCGGCAGCAACAAGGAATTGCCGGCCATCCCGGCCAAGCGCTACTTCACCATCGGTGAGGTGAGCGAGCTGTGCGACGTGAAGCCGCACGTGCTGCGTTACTGGGAGACCGAATTCCCGAGCCTGAAGCCCGTCAAGCGCCGCGGCAACCGCCGCTACTACCAGCGCCACGACGTCCTGATGGTCCGCCAGATCCGCGGCCTGCTGTACGAGCAGGGCTACACGATCGGCGGCGCCAGGCTGCGGCTGGAAGGCGAGGGGGCCAAGCAGGAGAGTGCGCTGAGCACGCAGATCATCAAGCAGGTGCGGATGGAGCTCGAGGAAATCCTCGTGCTGCTGCGCCGATGA
- a CDS encoding XAC0095 family protein yields the protein MHDMPRAHETPTVFVIPDHAHLELVQIRDHLRLLTRLTEPGTAASDHDMALRPHAMSWWFSRLSRDIDHILEETYWSAAAASGTAEH from the coding sequence ATGCACGACATGCCCCGCGCGCACGAAACGCCCACCGTCTTCGTCATCCCCGACCACGCGCACCTGGAACTGGTCCAGATCCGCGATCACTTGCGCCTGCTGACGCGCCTCACCGAACCCGGCACCGCCGCCAGCGACCACGACATGGCCCTGCGCCCCCACGCGATGTCGTGGTGGTTCTCGCGTCTCTCGCGCGACATCGACCACATCCTTGAAGAGACGTATTGGTCCGCGGCTGCGGCGAGCGGCACTGCAGAACACTGA
- a CDS encoding SDR family oxidoreductase, whose protein sequence is MKTVLITGCSSGYGLETARHFHWAGWNVIATMRTPREDVLPKSERMRVLALDVTRPESIQAAIAAAGPIDVLVNNAGIGVMGAFEATPMATAREIFETNTFGTMAMTQAVVPQFRARGAGVVVNVTSSVTLAPMPLVAVYAASKHAIEGFTESLALELGAFGVRAKLVEPGYGPTTKFISNTGQRLEGLIPQEYAAFAEPIFQGFGKTTVTTNELDVAEGVWRAAHDTTRRLRFAAGPDAVALAEAKFGGVAA, encoded by the coding sequence ATGAAAACCGTCCTGATCACCGGCTGTTCCTCGGGCTACGGCCTGGAAACCGCCCGCCATTTCCACTGGGCCGGCTGGAACGTCATCGCCACGATGCGCACCCCGCGCGAAGACGTGCTGCCCAAGTCCGAACGCATGCGCGTGCTGGCGCTGGACGTGACGCGGCCCGAGAGCATCCAGGCCGCGATCGCAGCGGCCGGCCCGATCGACGTGCTGGTCAACAACGCCGGCATCGGCGTGATGGGCGCGTTCGAAGCCACGCCGATGGCGACCGCGCGCGAAATCTTCGAAACCAACACCTTCGGCACGATGGCGATGACGCAGGCCGTGGTGCCGCAGTTCCGCGCGCGCGGCGCCGGCGTGGTGGTCAACGTGACGTCGAGCGTGACCCTGGCGCCGATGCCGCTGGTGGCGGTGTATGCGGCCAGCAAGCATGCGATCGAAGGGTTTACCGAATCGCTGGCGCTGGAGCTGGGGGCGTTTGGGGTGCGGGCGAAGTTGGTGGAACCCGGGTATGGGCCGACGACGAAGTTCATCAGCAACACCGGGCAGCGGTTGGAAGGGTTGATTCCGCAGGAGTACGCGGCGTTTGCGGAGCCGATCTTCCAAGGGTTCGGGAAGACGACGGTCACGACGAACGAGCTGGATGTGGCGGAAGGCGTTTGGCGCGCGGCGCATGACACGACGCGCCGGCTGCGGTTTGCGGCGGGGCCGGATGCGGTGGCGTTGGCGGAGGCAAAGTTCGGGGGTGTGGCGGCGTAA
- a CDS encoding AraC family transcriptional regulator gives MGDPLSEAIALLQPRTVFAKRISGAGRWGVRYAPFGQPSFCAVLEGACRLAVDGHAPLRLAAGDFVLLPATPGFTLVGFDDVAPQHLDPFVAAASQSGEVRHGTRGGKPDVRLLGGYFDFESPDAGLLVSLLPAVIHVRGVARLSELVRMVGAESMSQRPGRELVLTRLVEVLLIEALRATTGDDAPPGLLRGLADARLAPAIRQMHEHVARPWTMAQLAAKAALSRSAFFERFTRTVGLPPMEYLLAWRMAVAKDLLRRQGVALAEVAERVGYGSASTFSAAFSRHVGQPPGRFARTPAKAQA, from the coding sequence ATGGGTGATCCGCTGTCCGAGGCCATCGCGCTGCTCCAGCCGCGCACCGTGTTCGCCAAGCGCATCAGCGGCGCCGGGCGCTGGGGCGTGCGCTATGCGCCGTTCGGCCAGCCGAGTTTCTGCGCGGTGCTCGAAGGCGCGTGCCGCCTGGCCGTCGACGGGCACGCACCGCTGCGGCTTGCAGCCGGCGACTTCGTGCTGCTGCCCGCCACGCCGGGCTTCACGCTCGTGGGCTTCGACGACGTCGCGCCGCAGCACCTCGATCCGTTCGTCGCGGCCGCCTCGCAATCAGGCGAAGTGCGCCACGGCACGCGCGGCGGCAAGCCGGACGTGCGCCTGCTCGGGGGCTACTTCGATTTCGAATCGCCGGACGCGGGATTGCTGGTGTCGCTGCTGCCCGCCGTGATCCACGTGCGCGGCGTGGCGCGTTTGTCGGAACTCGTGCGCATGGTCGGCGCCGAGTCGATGTCGCAACGCCCCGGCCGCGAGCTCGTGCTCACGCGCCTCGTCGAAGTGCTGCTGATCGAAGCGTTGCGCGCCACGACCGGGGACGATGCACCGCCCGGTTTGCTGCGTGGCCTGGCCGACGCGCGTCTTGCGCCCGCGATCCGCCAGATGCACGAACACGTCGCGCGCCCGTGGACGATGGCGCAACTCGCCGCGAAGGCCGCGCTCTCTCGCTCTGCGTTCTTCGAACGCTTCACGCGCACCGTGGGCCTGCCGCCGATGGAATACCTGCTCGCCTGGCGCATGGCGGTCGCAAAGGATCTGTTGCGCCGGCAAGGCGTCGCGCTGGCGGAAGTCGCCGAACGCGTGGGCTATGGATCGGCGAGTACGTTCAGCGCGGCCTTCAGCCGGCACGTAGGGCAACCGCCGGGACGCTTTGCACGGACACCGGCGAAGGCGCAGGCCTGA
- a CDS encoding choice-of-anchor Q domain-containing protein: protein MRGPLSLFVIAAALWLSAGTVHAQARVTNCNDAGPGSLRAVAQSAPNNTQVDLRGLPCNQIVLKTGPIRLSQYTIAFLGPGWTHLTVNGDSRGPVFVHTPPAPIPFEALPVLVLQGFTVSWGRALDADAFGGCIHGGGRVQLQNMQIHHCVARETRSGGDGGYGGAVFALMGASVFYSRIHTSRAEGGDGGGLWSGSGLTLQTSNVLNNFASGDGGGVVSVSGGRIEMSNVNGNTAGGFAGGFAMGGGLISIIRSTIANNHAHDSAGGQLLPGGSTRIIQSTVSGNVADESVGGVSMPHENAIREILNSTITQNRALAAGTRGCRGGGFGTGSTVLLNSAIVSGNTCAGLANDIGLEDSEVGGDGINGQDNIIGVSTVPVSATNTITTNNPRLGALADNGGLTLTQLPLADSQAIDAGNNVQNFATDQRGAGFPRTKGVGTDIGAVER, encoded by the coding sequence ATGCGTGGACCGCTGTCGCTCTTCGTCATCGCCGCCGCGCTGTGGTTGTCAGCGGGCACCGTCCACGCGCAAGCGCGCGTCACCAACTGCAACGATGCCGGGCCCGGGAGCCTGCGCGCGGTTGCGCAGTCCGCGCCAAACAACACCCAGGTGGACCTGCGCGGCCTGCCGTGCAACCAGATCGTGCTGAAGACCGGGCCGATCCGCCTGTCGCAATACACCATCGCGTTCCTCGGCCCGGGCTGGACGCACCTGACCGTGAACGGCGACAGCCGCGGCCCGGTGTTCGTGCACACGCCGCCGGCGCCGATTCCGTTCGAAGCGTTGCCGGTGCTGGTCCTGCAAGGCTTCACGGTGTCGTGGGGCCGCGCGCTGGATGCCGATGCGTTCGGCGGCTGCATCCATGGCGGTGGCCGCGTGCAACTGCAGAACATGCAGATCCACCACTGCGTTGCGCGCGAAACGCGCAGCGGCGGCGATGGCGGTTACGGCGGCGCGGTGTTCGCGTTGATGGGCGCCAGCGTGTTCTATTCGCGCATCCACACCAGCCGCGCCGAAGGCGGCGACGGTGGTGGCCTCTGGTCGGGCAGCGGGCTCACGTTGCAGACCAGCAACGTCCTCAACAACTTCGCGTCCGGTGATGGCGGCGGCGTGGTGTCCGTCTCCGGCGGGCGCATCGAGATGAGCAACGTCAACGGGAACACGGCCGGGGGTTTCGCGGGCGGATTCGCGATGGGCGGCGGGTTGATTTCGATCATCCGCTCGACGATCGCGAACAACCACGCGCACGATTCCGCCGGCGGGCAACTGCTGCCGGGTGGCTCGACGCGCATCATCCAGAGCACGGTGTCCGGCAACGTCGCCGACGAGAGCGTGGGCGGCGTGTCGATGCCGCACGAGAACGCGATCCGCGAAATCCTCAACAGCACGATCACGCAGAACCGCGCGCTGGCCGCGGGGACGCGGGGTTGCCGCGGGGGCGGGTTCGGTACCGGGAGCACGGTGCTGCTCAACAGCGCGATCGTCTCCGGCAACACCTGCGCGGGGCTGGCGAACGACATCGGGCTGGAGGATTCGGAAGTCGGCGGCGACGGGATCAATGGCCAGGACAACATCATCGGCGTGTCGACCGTGCCGGTGTCCGCGACGAATACGATCACGACCAACAATCCGCGGTTGGGTGCGCTGGCTGATAACGGCGGGTTGACGTTGACGCAGTTGCCGCTGGCGGATAGCCAGGCGATTGATGCGGGGAACAATGTGCAGAACTTCGCGACGGATCAACGCGGGGCGGGATTCCCGCGGACGAAGGGCGTCGGGACGGATATCGGGGCGGTGGAGCGGTAA
- a CDS encoding putative DNA modification/repair radical SAM protein: protein MDTLTKLAILADAAKYDASCASSGAGKRDSSKTGGIGSTEGMGICHSYTPDGRCVSLLKILLTNFCIFDCAYCVNRVSSNVRRARFTPDEVVRLTLDFYRRNYIEGLFLSSGIIRDSDYTMERLVEVARCLREDHLFAGYIHLKTIPDASPELLAAAGRYADRLSINVELPTETGLSTLAPEKSLPRIRTAMGDLRWRIEEGKEARRATKVRKPPKFAPAGQSTQMIVGADGADDRAILLASDNLYGNYKLRRVYYSGFSPIPDASSKLPLQPPPLQREHRLYQADWLLRFYGFGVEEIVPPNADSSGTMLDLDIDPKLAWALRHPDRFPVDLNTAPKELLLRVPGLGTRNVARIVQSRRHGRLRVADLSRLRAPLAKVLPFVALLDHHPHRRLDDPAALRAQLAPKPRQADLFAA, encoded by the coding sequence GTGGACACGCTCACCAAACTCGCCATCCTCGCCGACGCCGCCAAGTACGACGCCTCCTGCGCATCGTCCGGCGCCGGCAAGCGCGACTCATCGAAGACCGGTGGCATCGGCAGCACCGAAGGCATGGGCATCTGCCATTCGTACACGCCCGACGGGCGCTGCGTGTCCTTGCTGAAGATCCTGCTCACCAACTTCTGCATCTTCGATTGCGCCTACTGCGTCAATCGCGTCTCCAGCAACGTGCGGCGTGCGCGGTTCACCCCCGACGAAGTGGTGCGCCTCACGCTCGACTTCTACCGGCGCAACTACATCGAAGGCCTGTTCCTCTCCAGCGGCATCATCCGCGACAGCGACTACACGATGGAGCGCCTGGTCGAGGTCGCGCGCTGCCTGCGCGAGGACCATCTGTTCGCCGGTTACATCCATCTCAAGACCATCCCGGATGCATCGCCCGAGTTGCTCGCCGCCGCGGGCCGCTACGCCGATCGCCTCAGCATCAATGTAGAGCTACCCACAGAGACGGGCCTGTCCACGCTCGCACCGGAGAAGAGCCTGCCGCGCATCCGCACCGCGATGGGCGACCTGCGCTGGCGCATCGAGGAAGGCAAGGAAGCGCGCAGGGCGACGAAGGTGCGCAAGCCGCCGAAGTTCGCGCCGGCGGGGCAGAGCACGCAGATGATCGTGGGCGCCGACGGCGCGGACGATCGCGCGATCCTGCTCGCCAGCGACAACCTCTACGGCAATTACAAACTGCGCCGCGTGTACTACTCGGGCTTCAGCCCAATCCCCGACGCGTCGTCGAAGCTGCCGCTGCAACCGCCGCCGCTGCAGCGCGAGCATCGCCTCTACCAGGCCGATTGGCTGCTGCGCTTCTACGGGTTCGGCGTCGAGGAAATCGTGCCGCCCAACGCCGACTCGAGCGGCACGATGCTGGACCTCGACATCGATCCGAAACTCGCGTGGGCGCTGCGCCACCCCGATCGCTTCCCGGTGGACCTCAACACCGCGCCGAAGGAACTCCTGCTGCGCGTGCCGGGCCTGGGCACGCGCAACGTCGCGCGCATCGTGCAGTCGCGGCGCCACGGACGCCTGCGCGTCGCCGATCTCTCGCGCCTGCGCGCGCCGCTCGCGAAGGTGCTGCCGTTCGTGGCGTTGCTCGACCACCATCCGCATCGCAGGCTCGACGATCCCGCTGCGTTGCGCGCGCAACTCGCGCCGAAGCCGCGGCAGGCGGACCTGTTCGCCGCATGA
- a CDS encoding UdgX family uracil-DNA binding protein (This protein belongs to the uracil DNA glycosylase superfamily, members of which act in excision repair of DNA. However, it belongs more specifically to UdgX branch, whose founding member was found to bind uracil in DNA (where it does not belong), without cleaving it, appears to promote DNA repair by a pathway involving RecA, rather than base excision.), with protein sequence MSERWSATVDPPWDFDAWRAQARAALRADIAQEALDWRGDAQGALLVGNAITTAPPVRDVPTMPRDFFDLAARVACHRDPDAHALLYRMAWRIAHGERHLCTLATDIDTHRAQKLDQAVRRDLHKMKAFVRFRAVPGVDDAFIAWFEPDHHIVDRVSPFFARRFAGMRWSILTPDRSAHWNGEALVFAPGALRSDTPADDAQESMWRTYYAHIFNPARLNPRMMRQEMPQKYWKHLPETHTLPTLLRDAGARVEAMADRAPQAPRRRIPAPAPVIDSPASDLDTLRTRARDCRACPLWEPATQTVFGEGPRNARIALVGEQPGDEEDLSGHPFVGPAGRLLQRALDELGIARDTLYLTNAVKHFRFEQRGKHRLHKTPDPAHVRACRQWLVRELGLLKPEVIVCLGATAAGSVLGKDFRLMEMRGQWERLANGTRAFATVHPAWVLRQPPADRDNAYRGFVDDLRLLLDGH encoded by the coding sequence ATGAGCGAACGCTGGTCCGCGACGGTCGATCCTCCGTGGGACTTCGATGCGTGGCGCGCGCAAGCGAGGGCGGCATTGCGTGCGGACATTGCGCAGGAGGCGCTGGACTGGCGCGGCGACGCCCAGGGCGCGCTGCTCGTAGGCAATGCCATCACCACCGCACCGCCCGTGCGCGACGTCCCCACCATGCCGCGCGACTTCTTCGACCTCGCCGCGCGCGTCGCCTGCCATCGCGACCCCGACGCGCACGCGCTGCTCTACCGCATGGCCTGGCGCATCGCGCACGGCGAACGCCACCTGTGCACGCTCGCCACCGACATCGACACGCACCGCGCGCAGAAACTCGACCAGGCCGTCCGCCGCGACCTGCACAAGATGAAAGCCTTCGTGCGTTTCCGCGCCGTGCCCGGGGTCGACGACGCCTTCATCGCCTGGTTCGAACCCGACCACCACATCGTCGATCGCGTCTCGCCGTTCTTCGCGCGCCGGTTCGCGGGCATGCGCTGGTCCATCCTCACGCCCGACCGCAGCGCGCACTGGAATGGCGAAGCGCTCGTGTTCGCACCCGGTGCGTTGCGCAGCGATACACCGGCGGACGATGCGCAGGAATCGATGTGGCGCACGTACTACGCGCACATCTTCAATCCCGCGCGCCTCAACCCGCGGATGATGCGCCAGGAGATGCCGCAGAAATACTGGAAGCATTTGCCGGAAACGCACACGTTGCCCACGCTGCTGCGCGACGCCGGCGCGCGCGTGGAAGCGATGGCCGATCGCGCACCGCAGGCCCCGCGTCGCCGCATCCCGGCGCCCGCGCCGGTCATCGACAGCCCCGCAAGCGATCTCGACACGCTGCGCACGCGCGCCCGAGATTGCCGCGCCTGCCCGCTGTGGGAACCCGCCACGCAGACCGTCTTCGGCGAAGGCCCGCGCAATGCCCGCATCGCGCTCGTCGGCGAACAACCCGGCGACGAAGAAGACCTGAGCGGCCATCCCTTCGTCGGTCCCGCCGGCCGCCTGCTGCAACGCGCGCTCGACGAGCTCGGCATCGCGCGCGACACGCTCTACCTCACCAACGCGGTGAAGCACTTCCGCTTCGAACAACGCGGCAAGCATCGCCTGCACAAGACCCCGGATCCGGCGCACGTGCGCGCGTGCCGCCAATGGCTGGTGCGGGAACTGGGACTGCTGAAGCCCGAAGTCATCGTCTGCCTCGGCGCCACCGCCGCCGGCAGCGTGCTCGGGAAAGACTTCCGCTTGATGGAGATGCGCGGCCAGTGGGAGCGCCTGGCCAACGGCACGCGCGCCTTCGCCACCGTGCATCCGGCGTGGGTGCTGCGCCAACCGCCGGCCGATCGCGACAACGCCTACCGCGGCTTCGTGGACGACCTGCGCCTGCTGCTCGACGGTCACTGA